The genomic window GGCCGCGGCCATGAGAGGGGAGTGGAAGGCGCCCGCGACGGCGAGGGGGAGGCGCCGCGCGCCGGCGGGCGCCTCGAGCGCGTCGATCGCGGCGCTGGGGCCGGAGGCGACGACCTGCGTCGAGCCGTTGACGTTGGCGGCGGTGAGCCCTGCCGCGCGGACGGCCTCGAGGACCGCCTCGCGGTCCCCGCCCACGAGGGCCACCATGCCACCGGAGGTCGCGGCGGAGCAGCGGGCCATCGCCCGGCCGCGGGCGGCTGCCAGGGCGACCGCCTCGAAGGGTGCCAGTGCGCCCGCGAGGGCCAGGGCGGTGAGCGAGCCGAGCGAGTGACCGGTGACGACGGCGTCGGGCGTCGCCGCGCTGTCCTGGTCCACCGGTCCCTCGTCGCGGAGCAGCCCGGCCGCGCGCGCCGAGATCAGGCTGGTGGCCACGACGAGCGGCTGGGTGACCTCGGTGGGGCGGATCGCCTCGGCGTCGGCCTCGGTCCCCAGTCGCAGCAGGTCGAGCCCGGCCGCCTCGGACATCGCTCCCAGGAGGTGGCGGGCGCCGTCGTCTACGAGCCAGGGCTCGAGCATCCTGGGCTTCTGGGCGCCCTGGCCGGGGCAGAGGATCGCGCGCACCTCAGACCTCCCGGCCCTCAGCGAGCCGACCCGCGATGATCGCGAGGTGGAGCATGAGGCCGTCGCGGGGGTCGGTCGCGTCCCATCCGACCTGCTCGCTCACGCGCCCGAGCCGGTACCGGACGGTGTTCGCGTGGACGAAGAGCGTGCGGGCCGTGGCCTCGAGGGAGCCGCCGAGCGCGAGATAGGTCGCCACCGTCTCCTCGAAGGGGTCGCCCATCTCGTGGAGCGGCTTGGTCACGAGGGCGAGGATACGCTCGGTGGCGAGCTCGTCGCCGGCGAGGAGCCGCTCGGGCAGGAGGTCGTCGGCGTGAACGGGGTTGGGCGCCTCGTGCCAGCCGGGCAGCGCCCGAAGTCCGGCGAGGGCGGCGCGCAGGGAGCGGCCCGCCTGGGCGACGGTGGGGACGACGGGCCCGATGACGGCGGCCCCCCCGAGCTCCTTGGCGATGGCGAGGGCGGCCTGGTCGACCTCGTGCTCGGCGGCGGTGCCGTCGGGTGCGGCCGCGCCGATGACGATGATGACGGAGTCCCCGCGCACGGAGACGAGGACGTCGGAGGTGTGCTGGCGGCACTCGTGGCGCAGCCGGGAGGTGCCGAGCGCGTCGAGCCCGGGCGTGCGCGCGGCGATCGTGGCGACGGGGCCGGTGCCGTGCCAGCCGGCCGTGCCGGCGCGGGTCACGGCGTCCTCGGGCGCGTCGTGGAGCATGGCGTCCACGGCGACCGACTCCAGGCGCGCGTCCCAGGCGCCGCGCGCCTCGGCGGCGCGGGCGTAGACCTCGGCGGCGGTGAAGCCGATGTCGCGGCCGAAGGAGAGCGCGGCGATGGCGACGCGGTCGTGGTCGCGCTCGGGGACGACCTCGGGCGCCTCCTCGACGACGACGTCGAGCACGGAGCGCACGAGGCCGAGGGTCTGGCCCAGGGTGATGGTTCCGGTGAGTCGCTCGGGGGCGACGGAGAAGATTCCGCCGGGGGAGACCTCGGCGCTCGGGTCGGCGACGGAGTCGACGAACATGGTGACGCCGAGGGAGGCGACGGCCTCGATCTGGTGGCGCGGCTCCGCGGGCAGCGTCCGGTACCAGGGGTGGCTGGCGCTGACGCGGTCCAGCGAGTGCTCGATGATCGAGGTCTGCGCGCGGCGCAGGGCCTCCACCGCGGGGGTGCTCAGCTCGTCCATGTCCGGCATCGTATCGGCAGGCCGGTCGGGTCGAGTGCCGGTGGGGGGGGCGGGCGCCGGGGCCCCAGCCACCTGGGTCCGACGACGCCCGGTGGTGACCACTCCCATCACGTGAAACATGCCTGTAACCTGAGGGGCGGGCACACGCCGACGCCGTCGCGTCAGGCCGCGCCCGGCCCGCCTCGACGAGGAGACGTGCCGCACCACGGTTCACGAGACCGATCCACGGAGGATCCACGATGACACAGGCCACCCGCACCGAGGAGGACCTCCTCGGCGCCCGACAGGTCCCGCTCGAGGCGTACTGGGGCGTCCACACCCTGCGCGCCGAGGAGAACTACCGCATCTCGCACGCCACCATCGGCGACGAGCCGGCCTTCGTACGAGGCATGGTCCAGGTCAAGAAGGCCGCCGCCCTGGCCAACAAGGAGCTCGGGACCCTCGAGCCGGACAAGGCCGACGCCATCGTGTGGGCCTGCGACCAGATCCTCGACGACGGCCGCTGCATGGACCAGTTCCCCATCGACGTCTTCCAGGGCGGCGCCGGCACGAGCGTCAACATGAACACCAACGAGGTCGTCGCCAACCTCGCTCTTGAGCACCTGGGCTACGCCAAGGGCCGCTACGACGTCATCAACCCCAACGACCACGTCAACAAGTCCCAGTCCACGAACGACGCCTACCCCACCGGCTTCCGCATCGGCCTGCACCAGCTCGTCGAGGCGCTCATCGAGGAGCTCGAGCGACTCATCGACTCCCTGTCCTCCAAGGGCGTCCAGTTCAAGGACGTCCTCAAGATGGGGCGCACCCAGCTCCAGGACGCCGTCCCGATGAGCCTGGGCCAGGAGTTCGAGGCCTTCGCCGTGCTCCTGGGCGAGGAGATCCCGCGCCTGCGCGCCAACTCCGGCCTCCTCCTCGAGGTCAACCTCGGCGCGACCGCCATCGGCACCGGGCTCAACACCCCGCCCGCCTACCAGCCCACCGTCGTGCGGTACCTCAGCGAGATCACGGGCCTGGAGGTCAAGGGCGCCACCAACCTCCTGGAGGCCACCAGCGACACGGGCGCCTACGTGTCGATGCACGCCGCCATCAAGCGGCTCGCGGTCAAGCTCTCCAAGATCTGCAACGACCTGCGCCTGCTGTCCTCCGGCCCCCGCGCGGGCCTGGGGGAGATCCGCCTTCCCGAGCGCGCCGCCGGGTCCTCGATCATGCCGGCCAAGGTCAACCCGGTCATCCCCGAGGTCGTCAACCAGGTCTGCTTCAAGGTCATCGGCAACGACGTCGCCCTCACCTTCGCGGCGGAGGCCGGCCAGCTCCAGCTCAACGTCATGGAGCCGGTCATCGCCCAGACCTCCTTCGAGTCGATCAGCCTGCTCATCAACGCCATGCGCACCCTTCGCGAGCTGTGCGTCATCGGCATCGAGGCCAACGAGGAGGTCTGCCGGAACAACGTCCTGTCCTCGATCGGGATCGTCACCTACCTCAACGAGGTCATCGGCCACCACAACGGCGACCTCGTCGGTCGCGAGTGCGCCCGGTCGGGGCGCAACGTCCGCGAGGTCGTCCTGGAGATGGGCCTGCTCGACGAGAGGACGCTCGACGAGCTCCTCAGCCCCGACAACCTCCTCCACCCGCACTACCGCGACATGTCCTACTACTCCGGCGCGGACCCCACCATCCGCACCGGGACGACGCCGGACGAGGCGTGCACGCCGCCGTCCGCCGCCTCGCCCGACGAGGGCGACTGAGCGTCGTTCGTTCGCGCTCAGGCGGCGTGCGCCGAGGCCGCCTCGAGGGCCTCGGCGCACGTGCGTCGGTACTCGTTGTCGGTCAGGGACCTCGCCCCGGGCTCACCGAGGGCGTCGGCGCGCAGTCGGCTCGTCTCCGGCGAGCGCCACGCCGCCACGGCGACGAGGCAGGTCGTGCCGAAGGTGAGCCCGCCGACGACGGCGATGATGAAGCCGAAGGAGGTTCCGGGCGGGCACAGCCACGCGAAGCCATCGCCATGAGGCTGGACAGGGCCGTCCCGAGGTTCTGGCCTATCGCCATGCCCATCACGCGGCTCGAGGTGGGGAACTGCTCCGGAAAGAAGGAGGGGAAGACGGCATCGTAACCCTGGTAGAGCGTGCCCCGCATGACGAGCGCCAGGACGATGATGAGGAGTATCGACTCCCGGCCGATCGCCCACAGGGAGGCGAAGGACAGGACGCCCGAGGTCAGTGTGCCGCCGATGAGGAGTGGGCGCCGCCCGACGCGGTCGGAGGCCGCCGCGGCCGCTGGGATGATGAGGACGGCGGCGAGGTTGCCGAGCACCGGGATCCAGAGGAAGACGTCGGCGTGCCAGCCGATCCCGTAGTCCTTCTGAGTGGCGAGCCAGGCACCGAAGACCGTCGTCGTCACGGGGATGACGTTGGCCAGGGACATGACCATGACCCGTATGACCGTGCCGGGCGTCTCGGTGAGCACCCGGCGGATCGGAGGGATCGCCTCATGGGACGTCGGCTTCGACTCCACCGTGGCGAGGCGGGCGCGGAAGCCGAGGAGGGTGACCGCCGCGGAGACGAGGAAGGGGATCCGCCAGCCCTAGGATTCGAAGGCGGTGCTTGGCAGGAGCGCGGCGAGCGGGATGAAGGTCATCGCCGACACGATCTGCCCCAGCTGAGCGCCCTGGAGCGTGACCGAGGTGCGTCGGCCGCGCAGCCCGACCTGCGTCTGCCCCATGATGAGCGTCGAGGACCCCGAGGTCCCACCAGCGACGGCGAAGCCCTGCACGAGGCGGCAGGCCACGAGGAGGATCGGTGCGAGCACGCCGGTCTGCGCGTTGCCCGGCAGGACGCCCAGGGCGACGGTCGAGGACCCCATGAGCGCCATCGTAAGGATGAGCGTGTGGCGGCGACCGCGTCGGTCGGCCATTGCCCCGAGGACGAAGATGACTACCGGGCGCGCGAGGTAGCCGACGCCGAAGGTGCCCAGGGAGGCGATGATTGCCAGGGCCGGGTTCTCCGACGGGAAGAAGACGGCTGGGAAGACGAGCGCCACGGCCTGCGTGTAGGTGAGGAAGTCGTAGAACTCGAGCATCGAGCCGACGGCGCTGGACCGGGCGGCCTGTCGGCCGACCGCGTGGGCGGACCGGGCTCCGGCGTCGGTCGGGGACGGCGCCGTCACTGCGGGCTCTCCTTCGGGAGCGGCTGGCGGCCCTGGGGAGCCGCCGCTGGGACGCACCGGGAACCACCGGTGGAAGACCGTGTCGCCCTGCGACGCTATCCAAGCCGGAGCGGGGCCTTCTGGGACGTCTCGTCCGCGGTCAGTGTGGCGTGTGACGCACGGGGCGGGCCCTCCTGATGGGCGGCTGAGGAACGGCGAACGAAGGTCACGGTCCCGGGCACGGTTCCGGGGGAGCCGGGCACGACGAGGGGCGGGGCCCCGGAGGATCTCTCCTCCGGGGCCCCGCCCCGTTCGTCGTGTCAGCCGGTGGTCCGGCTCAGGACGTCACTCGCCCTGGCCGCCGGAGGTGCCGGCGTTGACGTTCTCGAGGTCGTACCTCTCGAGGGCCTTGGCGAGGACCGAGCGGTCCAGCTTGCCCTGCTCGACGAGGGCCTGGAGCGCCTTGACCGTCACCGACTCGGCGTCGATGAGGTAGTGACGGCGCGCCGAGGCGCGGGTGTCGGAGAAGCCGAAGCCGTCGGCGCCGAGGAC from Actinomyces radicidentis includes these protein-coding regions:
- a CDS encoding ACP S-malonyltransferase, which translates into the protein MRAILCPGQGAQKPRMLEPWLVDDGARHLLGAMSEAAGLDLLRLGTEADAEAIRPTEVTQPLVVATSLISARAAGLLRDEGPVDQDSAATPDAVVTGHSLGSLTALALAGALAPFEAVALAAARGRAMARCSAATSGGMVALVGGDREAVLEAVRAAGLTAANVNGSTQVVASGPSAAIDALEAPAGARRLPLAVAGAFHSPLMAAAAPEVAEAVAPLPRRSLVRPLIDDADGVLHPEGEDAGGLLDDLAAKVTRPVRWDLVQERLLGSGTDAAVELAPAGALAGMARRDLPGVRVTRLRSLEEAAKRAD
- a CDS encoding PucR family transcriptional regulator; this encodes MDELSTPAVEALRRAQTSIIEHSLDRVSASHPWYRTLPAEPRHQIEAVASLGVTMFVDSVADPSAEVSPGGIFSVAPERLTGTITLGQTLGLVRSVLDVVVEEAPEVVPERDHDRVAIAALSFGRDIGFTAAEVYARAAEARGAWDARLESVAVDAMLHDAPEDAVTRAGTAGWHGTGPVATIAARTPGLDALGTSRLRHECRQHTSDVLVSVRGDSVIIVIGAAAPDGTAAEHEVDQAALAIAKELGGAAVIGPVVPTVAQAGRSLRAALAGLRALPGWHEAPNPVHADDLLPERLLAGDELATERILALVTKPLHEMGDPFEETVATYLALGGSLEATARTLFVHANTVRYRLGRVSEQVGWDATDPRDGLMLHLAIIAGRLAEGREV
- the aspA gene encoding aspartate ammonia-lyase; amino-acid sequence: MTQATRTEEDLLGARQVPLEAYWGVHTLRAEENYRISHATIGDEPAFVRGMVQVKKAAALANKELGTLEPDKADAIVWACDQILDDGRCMDQFPIDVFQGGAGTSVNMNTNEVVANLALEHLGYAKGRYDVINPNDHVNKSQSTNDAYPTGFRIGLHQLVEALIEELERLIDSLSSKGVQFKDVLKMGRTQLQDAVPMSLGQEFEAFAVLLGEEIPRLRANSGLLLEVNLGATAIGTGLNTPPAYQPTVVRYLSEITGLEVKGATNLLEATSDTGAYVSMHAAIKRLAVKLSKICNDLRLLSSGPRAGLGEIRLPERAAGSSIMPAKVNPVIPEVVNQVCFKVIGNDVALTFAAEAGQLQLNVMEPVIAQTSFESISLLINAMRTLRELCVIGIEANEEVCRNNVLSSIGIVTYLNEVIGHHNGDLVGRECARSGRNVREVVLEMGLLDERTLDELLSPDNLLHPHYRDMSYYSGADPTIRTGTTPDEACTPPSAASPDEGD